Proteins encoded within one genomic window of Rhododendron vialii isolate Sample 1 chromosome 1a, ASM3025357v1:
- the LOC131304727 gene encoding receptor-like protein 56 yields MNNFQHLLMSSLWVALIMLAVLENGCNGCLEKERIALLQLKHSINFPDGTSLPSWEEDDSMDCCHWERVECNSTTRRVIKLELGDTRDLRPWEYWHLNASILLPFESLRSLNLSRNQLGSFIRNEGSQEEAGILKKLEVLDLSHNEALNNSVWSFLRGLSSIKTLDLSYNRGLHGAVHNKDLRNISNIETLFMEGVMLDDVLPYIRVITSIQVLSLTYCDSKRIPSIEGLCELKKLRELDVTWSDFGETLPSCLANLTSLRLLDLTSNHFTGNIARSPLIYLTSLEYLAISDNDFEVPISFMSFFNHSKLVFIESLNNMLLEEEDFPVTSPSFQLIGLCLSNSKHGHITRSFPRFLYHQHDLILIELSRTDFTSKFPYWLLDNNTRMETLILSYNSFGGPLLLPLRQMRNLITLDISNNHLEGFIPYKFASSFPSLEFLNMSTTTLKATFPLHSGI; encoded by the exons ATGAACAACTTTCAACATTTACTCATGAGCTCACTATGGGTAGCGCTGATCATGTTAGCTGTACTAGAAAATGGATGCAATGGgtgtttggaaaaagaaagaatcgCGCTCTTGCAACTCAAACATTCCATCAACTTCCCAGATGGCACTTCGTTGCCATCTTGGGAGGAAGACGATAGCATGGACTGTTGCCATTGGGAACGTGTTGAGTGTAATTCCACTACGCGTCGAGTTATCAAACTTGAACTTGGTGACACAAGAGATTTGAGACCATGGGAATATTGGCATCTAAATGCCTCTATTCTTCTCCCTTTTGAATCACTCCGAAGCCTCAACTTGTCTCGAAACCAATTGGGTAGTTTCATCAGGAATGAAG GTTCGCAAGAAGAAGCAGGAATATTGAAAAAGTTAGAGGTCCTTGATTTGAGTCATAATGAAGCACTCAATAATAGTGTTTGGTCATTTTTGAGAGGGCTTTCATCAATCAAGACACTGGATTTGAGTTACAATAGAGGCTTGCACGGAGCTGTTCACAATAAGG ACTTGAGAAACATCAGCAACATTGAAACTTTGTTCATGGAAGGTGTTATGCTCGACGACGTTCTTCCATACATTAGAGTCATTACTTCAATTCAAGTCTTGTCCTTAACATATTGTGACAGCAAGCGTATTCCTTCAATTGAAG GGCTGTGTGAGTTGAAGAAGCTCCGAGAGCTTGATGTCACATGGAGTGATTTTGGGGAAACCTTACCATCGTGCTTGGCGAACTTGACATCCCTTCGACTACTGGATTTAACTTCCAATCATTTTACTGGAAACATTGCACGGTCTCCTCTTATCTATCTGACATCCCTCGAATACCTTGCAATTTCAGATAATGACTTTGAAGTTCCAATCTCattcatgtcattttttaaCCATTCCAAACTCGTGTTCATTGAGAGCCTGAACAACATGTTGTTGGAAGAGGAGGACTTTCCCGTCACATCCCCAAGTTTCCAACTAATCGGACTCTGTTTATCAAATTCTAAACATGGTCATATTACCCGATCATTTCCTCGCTTTCTCTACCATCAACATGACCTTATACTGATTGAGCTGTCTAGAACTGATTTTACAAGTAAGTTTCCATATTGGTTGTTGGACAACAATACAAGAATGGAGACACTTATCCTGTCATACAATTCATTTGGTGGACCATTATTGTTGCCTTTGCGTCAAATGAGAAATCTTATTACACTGGATATCTCTAACAATCATCTTGAAGGCTTCATTCCTTACAAATTTGCCAGTTCTTTCCCGAGTTTAGAATTCCTCAACATGTCTACAACAACTTTGAAGGCAACATTCCCTCTTCATTCGGGGATATGA
- the LOC131331374 gene encoding cuscuta receptor 1-like, which produces MAGNHLEGPIPIEFCQLRKLTLLDLSENNIIGAVPSCFSTSLIYINNIRLSKNRLDGPFPMAFKNYGPNLRELDLSYNQFSGNIPTWIGSLFWLTVLLLQNNSFEGNIPKELCNIPRLTMIDLSFNNLFGSIPLCFSNIKFNGIKVGGSSYSFYRYGSPQTFTLLLHDLGMVLAKSERDQEEYFDIEATGQEAKFTTKGMSLTYRGIILHLFSGINLSHNRLTGLIPPEIGNITNLKALNLSHNNFTGAIPVTFSNLKNIESLDISYNCLHGKIPSQRTELTFLVVFNLSYNNLSGRTPQRRFQFANFELSSYVGNPLLCGEPLPKCNATDSPPSTPRAAVNDTEEDSGFMDMNIFYMSFAGSYVTVVLAIVAILLINPYWRRVWFHLVEVSITSCYYFVVDNLAGAGFVFFGNKQPSLSQHVGIFSMLGIFSS; this is translated from the coding sequence ATGGCCGGTAATCATCTTGAAGGTCCTATTCCAATTGAATTTTGTCAATTGAGAAAGCTCACGTTGTTAGATCTTTCAGAAAATAATATCATCGGGGCTGTACCATCTTGCTTCAGTACATCACTTATATATATCAACAATATTCGGTTGTCCAAAAATAGGCTAGATGGACCTTTTCCAATGGCCTTCAAAAATTACGGTCCCAATTTAAGGGAGCTTGATCTCTCTTATAACCAGTTCAGTGGTAATATTCCAACTTGGATAGGCAGCCTTTTCTGGCTTACGGTTCTTCTCTTGCAAAACAATAGTTTTGAAGGCAACATTCCAAAGGAGTTATGCAACATTCCCCGCTTAACCATGATTGATCTTTCTTTCAATAATCTCTTTGGCAGCATTCCCCTTTGTTTTAGTAACATTAAATTCAACGGAATAAAAGTCGGGGGATCAAGTTACTCATTCTACCGTTATGGTTCACCACAAACATTCACATTATTGTTGCATGATCTGGGGATGGTGTTAGCCAAGAGTGAAAGAGATCAAGAAGAGTATTTTGATATAGAGGCTACAGGACAAGAGGCAAAGTTTACAACAAAGGGAATGTCCTTAACCTACAGGGGAATCATTCTACATCTTTTCTCAGGAATCAATCTCTCCCACAACAGATTGACTGGCCTCATACCACCTGAAATTGGAAACATTACCAATCTCAAAGCGTTGAACTTATCCCACAACAACTTCACCGGTGCAATCCCTGTGacattttcaaacttgaaaaacATAGAGAGCTTGGATATTTCCTACAACTGCCTGCATGGGAAAATCCCCTCTCAGCGTACAGAGCTTACTTTCTTGGTTGTTTTCAATCTGTCTTACAATAACTTAAGTGGAAGGACACCTCAGAGAAGATTCCAATTTGCAAATTTTGAATTGAGTAGCTACGTTGGAAATCCACTTCTTTGCGGAGAACCACTGCCAAAGTGTAATGCAACTGATTCACCTCCATCGACGCCAAGAGCCGCTGTGAATGATACAGAAGAAGATTCTGGTTTCATGGACATGAATATATTCTACATGAGCTTTGCAGGGTCTTACGTAACTGTGGTATTGGCAATTGTGGCGATTTTATTGATAAATCCGTATTGGCGAAGGGTATGGTTTCATCTTGTCGAGGTTTCCATCACCTCCTGCTACTATTTTGTTGTGGACAATCTCGCGGGCGCAGGCTTTGTTTTCTTTGGAAATAAgcagccatctctctctcagcaTGTGGGAATTTTTTCTATGTTGGGAATTTTTTCTTCCTGA